One stretch of Spirochaetales bacterium DNA includes these proteins:
- the mnmG gene encoding tRNA uridine-5-carboxymethylaminomethyl(34) synthesis enzyme MnmG, with translation MDFDAIVIGGGHAGIEASLALARLEKETLLITQNLDCIGKMSCNPAIGGLAKGNLVREIDALGGEIARLIDATMIQFRMLNKSKGPAVQAPRAQADKASYSLLAKRTLERQKHLEIFQDTVTDLLTDSAGRTIRGVVTERGRRFTAKAVVLTTGTFMEGVIYIGSFSCSSGRLGEPAAIGLGGALQEKGFSVGRLKTGTPARVLRDSLDYKKMSGQAGDTRIQPFSFSNESITRPDVPCYITYTTEKTHEIIRKNIHLSPLFSGKIRGVGPRYCPSIEDKVMRFPDRSRHQIFVEPEGLDTEEMYLNGISSSLPETVQEEFLRTVPGFEHLVIMRPGYAVEYDYLNPQQLYPSLQTKRIKGLFIAGQTNGTSGYEEAAAQGLVAGINAFLSMENKEPLILSRSEAYIGVLIDDLVTLGTDEPYRLFTSRAEYRLSLRHDTADIRLLEKGYTIGLKSREAYDNLQLKLKHLEEVKELLRKRRIREEDIAKTPSFEKHLGKNLEALLRDPAIHMNDLKEIEQALSHHDEGILVHTELDVKYEGYIKRQEEQVKRFQKMESMKIPPDFDFESITGLSKEAREKFIAVRPVSVGQASRISGVRYSDITILLFYLKKSGTLKKTGAQRGTDTLTEA, from the coding sequence ATGGATTTTGATGCGATTGTCATCGGCGGCGGACACGCGGGCATAGAGGCATCCCTGGCCCTCGCCCGTCTTGAAAAAGAAACCCTTCTCATTACCCAGAACCTCGATTGTATCGGAAAAATGTCCTGCAATCCGGCGATCGGCGGTCTGGCAAAGGGAAATCTGGTAAGAGAGATCGACGCCCTTGGCGGCGAGATCGCCCGGCTTATCGACGCGACCATGATCCAGTTTAGAATGCTCAATAAAAGTAAGGGGCCGGCGGTTCAGGCGCCCCGGGCACAGGCGGACAAAGCCTCATACAGCCTGCTGGCCAAAAGGACACTGGAGCGGCAAAAGCATCTTGAGATCTTCCAGGATACGGTGACGGATCTCCTCACCGATTCGGCCGGAAGAACGATACGGGGGGTGGTGACGGAACGGGGACGGAGGTTTACCGCAAAAGCCGTTGTTCTCACAACAGGCACATTCATGGAGGGCGTCATCTATATCGGGAGTTTCTCATGTTCTTCGGGAAGATTAGGAGAACCCGCCGCAATCGGACTCGGCGGCGCACTCCAGGAAAAGGGATTTTCAGTCGGACGGCTTAAAACAGGGACGCCCGCGCGGGTGCTTCGCGACTCCCTCGATTATAAAAAAATGAGCGGGCAGGCCGGCGATACCCGCATACAGCCCTTCTCATTTTCAAATGAGTCGATTACAAGGCCCGATGTCCCCTGTTACATTACGTATACAACGGAAAAAACCCACGAAATAATTCGAAAAAACATCCACCTCTCCCCACTTTTCTCCGGGAAAATAAGGGGCGTCGGCCCCCGTTACTGTCCGTCGATCGAGGACAAGGTGATGCGGTTTCCCGATCGCAGCCGGCACCAGATCTTTGTCGAACCCGAAGGCCTCGACACGGAAGAAATGTATCTGAACGGGATTTCATCTTCTCTCCCGGAAACGGTACAGGAAGAGTTTTTACGGACAGTACCCGGTTTCGAACATCTCGTTATCATGAGGCCCGGTTATGCGGTCGAGTACGACTACCTCAATCCGCAGCAGCTTTATCCTTCTCTCCAGACAAAACGAATAAAAGGGCTTTTTATCGCCGGACAAACGAACGGAACATCTGGCTATGAAGAGGCTGCCGCCCAGGGGCTTGTCGCGGGAATCAACGCCTTCCTGTCGATGGAAAACAAGGAACCGTTGATTCTGTCCCGTTCGGAAGCCTATATCGGGGTGCTTATCGATGATCTGGTCACACTCGGGACGGACGAGCCGTACCGGCTTTTCACATCCCGCGCGGAATACAGACTTTCTCTCCGGCATGATACGGCGGACATACGGCTTCTGGAAAAGGGATATACAATTGGATTGAAAAGCAGGGAAGCATATGACAACCTGCAGTTGAAACTGAAACATCTGGAAGAGGTAAAGGAACTCCTCCGCAAGCGGCGTATTCGGGAGGAAGATATTGCAAAAACCCCGTCATTCGAAAAACATCTGGGGAAGAATCTGGAAGCCTTACTCAGGGATCCGGCGATACATATGAATGACCTGAAAGAGATAGAACAGGCACTGTCGCACCACGATGAAGGAATTCTCGTTCATACGGAACTCGATGTCAAATATGAGGGGTATATCAAACGCCAGGAAGAACAGGTGAAACGTTTTCAGAAAATGGAATCCATGAAAATTCCCCCTGATTTTGATTTTGAATCGATAACGGGACTCTCTAAGGAAGCCCGTGAAAAATTCATTGCGGTCCGGCCCGTATCAGTCGGGCAGGCTTCACGAATTTCAGGTGTCCGTTATTCCGATATCACGATACTGCTCTTTTATCTCAAAAAATCGGGGACACTTAAAAAAACCGGCGCGCAACGGGGGACCGATACACTTACGGAAGCGTAA
- a CDS encoding tetratricopeptide repeat protein: protein MEYTIWIIVGIVLFAIVFLFSFFFRREMSTTKNKPKRIREKDRNKILKIANKKLSVNPRDPDAILALAELHFKEESWEKAYKNYSILLDLCPLHPHLNEFDISLYHGLSALKLKNYEEAYKALVVARNLNTGDFQVNYHLGYLEYLRKNYEKAVVLFSHANEKQPEHIQTIRLLGLGLHRIKKYDEAVGFLEKATEYEPDDKESLFALAQCYYELKSKEKALLIFSHLRTDSKVGSNAALMSGTINLNQKQYNKAVMDFEIGLRHEEIAPEIKVELMYRLAAAYVKLQQIERALNLLREIIKMKPGYKDVIDQIGIYQELNSNKNLQVFLIAPTSEFVTLCRKITIDFFSNSRVKILDITIVKSQYTDILTEINTKKWEDLVLFRFIRSSGTVGELILRELYSRSKELRAGRAFCIHAGDFSEGAKQFVEARLIDLIDKDSLISLFNRISFKTGPPAS from the coding sequence ATGGAGTATACTATCTGGATAATCGTGGGCATCGTCCTCTTTGCCATTGTTTTTCTTTTCAGCTTTTTTTTCAGAAGGGAAATGTCGACAACCAAAAACAAACCAAAGCGCATTCGTGAAAAGGACAGAAATAAAATACTGAAAATAGCGAACAAAAAGCTTTCCGTCAATCCCCGTGATCCTGATGCGATACTTGCCCTTGCGGAACTTCATTTCAAGGAAGAGTCCTGGGAAAAGGCATATAAAAATTACAGTATTTTGCTCGATCTCTGTCCCCTTCATCCGCACCTTAACGAGTTCGATATCAGTCTTTATCACGGCCTTTCCGCGCTGAAACTCAAGAATTATGAAGAAGCCTACAAAGCACTTGTGGTTGCGAGAAATCTTAATACGGGTGATTTTCAGGTCAACTACCATCTCGGTTATCTCGAATATCTCAGAAAAAATTACGAAAAAGCCGTCGTTCTTTTTTCTCATGCGAATGAGAAACAACCCGAGCACATACAGACAATCCGCCTTCTCGGTCTCGGGCTGCACCGAATTAAAAAATACGATGAAGCGGTCGGGTTCCTGGAAAAGGCGACGGAATATGAACCTGACGATAAGGAATCGCTTTTCGCACTGGCGCAGTGCTATTATGAGTTGAAAAGCAAGGAAAAAGCCTTGCTTATTTTTTCACATCTGAGAACGGACTCGAAGGTAGGATCGAACGCCGCGCTCATGTCCGGGACGATCAATCTCAATCAGAAGCAGTATAATAAAGCGGTTATGGATTTTGAAATAGGATTGCGTCACGAGGAAATAGCGCCTGAAATAAAAGTGGAACTCATGTACCGGCTTGCGGCGGCGTATGTGAAACTACAGCAGATCGAACGGGCTTTGAATCTCCTTCGCGAAATTATAAAGATGAAGCCCGGATATAAGGACGTCATCGATCAGATCGGGATTTATCAGGAGTTGAATTCCAACAAAAATCTTCAGGTTTTCCTGATTGCACCGACATCGGAATTCGTCACGCTTTGCAGAAAGATCACCATCGATTTTTTTTCGAACTCGAGGGTCAAAATACTCGACATTACCATCGTAAAAAGCCAGTATACCGATATCCTTACCGAAATTAATACGAAAAAATGGGAGGATCTGGTTCTTTTCAGGTTCATACGTTCGAGCGGCACAGTCGGGGAACTTATTTTGAGGGAATTGTATTCACGAAGCAAGGAATTGCGCGCCGGAAGGGCTTTTTGCATTCACGCGGGGGATTTTTCGGAAGGGGCCAAGCAGTTCGTTGAAGCGAGACTCATCGATCTTATCGATAAAGACTCCCTCATCAGTCTTTTTAATCGGATTTCATTTAAAACCGGCCCCCCGGCGAGCTAA
- a CDS encoding M48 family metallopeptidase encodes MTAGFILILYLVLFGLQYIWETALLLLNMNHVRKHSTSVPGFVDAIVTPEEYRKSVDYTLTRSRFALFSETASSGFLLAIIISGSLGVVETWLKGLHIEPYTHGVLFIIIVALAFRLFGLPFSLYGQFVIEERFGFNRMTKKLFFLDMLKGLFVSLVIFVPLIYLLFFFMDRAGDFWWIAAFAAFTIIQFVLTLIYPAVIAPLFNKFTPLPEGRLRDRIFELAEKLDFRTSGIFMMDGSKRSAHSNAYFTGMGKVKRIVLFDTLIESMGEDELLSVLGHEIGHEKLRHTIKTLFLSLAGSLLGFWIISLLLNFAPFFQAFGLEGPSYHTVLVLLIFCSGPFTFFLTPLGSLLSRKYEYEADRFAVNATGNPGPFKNALLTLHRENLSNLTPHPLYSFYHYSHPTLLERIRAIDAFAEKEGIGAVRPS; translated from the coding sequence ATGACGGCCGGATTCATTCTCATTCTCTACCTTGTTCTTTTTGGCCTTCAATACATCTGGGAGACCGCGCTTTTATTGCTTAATATGAATCATGTCCGAAAACACAGCACCTCCGTCCCCGGGTTTGTCGATGCAATCGTCACCCCGGAGGAATACCGTAAATCCGTCGATTATACGTTGACGAGGTCCCGGTTCGCCCTTTTCTCCGAGACGGCATCGTCCGGCTTTCTTCTCGCGATTATTATTTCCGGCAGCCTGGGCGTCGTCGAGACGTGGCTCAAGGGATTGCACATCGAACCGTATACCCACGGTGTTCTTTTTATCATTATAGTCGCTTTAGCATTCAGGCTGTTCGGACTCCCTTTTTCTCTCTACGGACAGTTCGTTATCGAAGAACGATTCGGCTTTAACAGAATGACGAAAAAACTATTCTTTCTCGATATGCTCAAAGGCCTTTTTGTGTCACTCGTCATCTTTGTACCCCTGATCTACCTTCTCTTTTTTTTCATGGACAGGGCGGGGGATTTCTGGTGGATCGCGGCTTTCGCCGCCTTTACCATAATCCAGTTCGTTCTCACCCTCATCTATCCGGCGGTCATCGCCCCCTTGTTCAACAAGTTCACGCCCCTTCCGGAAGGCCGGCTCCGGGACAGGATATTCGAACTCGCGGAGAAACTGGATTTCAGGACAAGCGGAATTTTTATGATGGACGGAAGCAAGCGTTCCGCCCACAGCAATGCCTATTTTACCGGCATGGGTAAGGTAAAACGGATCGTCCTTTTCGACACCCTTATCGAGAGTATGGGGGAGGATGAACTCCTTTCCGTACTCGGGCACGAAATAGGGCACGAGAAACTCCGGCATACCATAAAAACACTTTTTCTCTCCCTTGCCGGGAGCCTGCTCGGTTTCTGGATCATCAGCCTTCTTCTCAATTTCGCGCCCTTTTTCCAGGCGTTCGGGCTCGAGGGACCCAGCTACCACACGGTTTTAGTACTGCTGATCTTCTGTTCGGGACCCTTTACCTTTTTCCTCACGCCGCTCGGTTCCCTCCTGTCAAGGAAATACGAATATGAGGCGGACCGGTTTGCCGTCAACGCGACCGGGAATCCGGGGCCGTTCAAGAACGCCCTCCTCACCCTGCACAGGGAAAACCTGAGCAATCTTACCCCTCACCCCCTCTACAGTTTCTATCACTATTCCCACCCTACGTTGCTCGAACGTATCAGGGCGATCGACGCCTTTGCAGAAAAAGAGGGTATCGGAGCGGTTCGACCTTCATGA
- a CDS encoding carbohydrate binding domain-containing protein, translated as MVKKTTLTLVSMVILFFSLYSLIASDASSGATKGDVNEDGVTDMVDALLVAREAGGVGKKAINEEAGDINGNGEIDEEDSSYIARFALGLISSLTDIEGGSAAANLAANPGFEVGTEGWFNFGPSCVLTVSSDKVRSGDFSGYITDRTEPWNGPALDLSSIMKDGGEYKLSVWAQLDNAKSSMLKLTVKKVDGNGAEYTNIGAGKATNTEWTKIGGSYMCSISGELQELVMYVEDAPPGVNFYVDDAEVSEM; from the coding sequence ATGGTAAAGAAAACAACATTGACGTTGGTGAGTATGGTGATCTTGTTTTTTTCCTTGTACAGCCTGATCGCATCGGATGCGTCGTCCGGTGCGACAAAAGGGGATGTCAATGAAGACGGTGTTACCGATATGGTGGACGCCCTTCTCGTTGCCAGAGAAGCGGGCGGGGTCGGCAAGAAGGCCATTAACGAGGAAGCGGGTGATATAAACGGGAACGGAGAAATCGACGAGGAAGATTCGTCGTATATCGCCCGGTTTGCATTGGGCCTTATTTCCTCTCTCACCGATATCGAGGGTGGATCGGCGGCAGCCAACCTTGCGGCAAATCCCGGATTCGAAGTGGGGACGGAGGGCTGGTTCAACTTCGGTCCGTCCTGCGTCCTGACCGTATCGTCGGACAAGGTACGGTCCGGGGATTTCAGCGGCTATATTACAGACAGAACCGAACCATGGAACGGTCCCGCCCTTGATTTGAGTTCCATAATGAAAGACGGGGGGGAATACAAGTTATCAGTATGGGCGCAACTCGATAACGCGAAATCCTCCATGCTCAAGCTTACCGTTAAAAAGGTGGACGGAAACGGAGCCGAATATACGAATATCGGGGCCGGAAAAGCGACAAACACCGAATGGACGAAAATCGGGGGAAGCTATATGTGCAGCATCAGCGGCGAACTGCAGGAACTCGTCATGTATGTCGAAGACGCACCGCCCGGCGTCAACTTTTATGTCGACGATGCCGAAGTTTCCGAGATGTAA
- a CDS encoding ankyrin repeat domain-containing protein, whose protein sequence is MELKTGDLHKAAAQSNIDDVVRLIGRGDDVNAVDLNGHTPLHLCSGNNGIPVAQALLDAGANIEAFYVDKKLNIGTPLLEAASSGDSAMAAFLLAKGADVEAKNLLHRSPLDITCYSDRGDLQTVKVLLEAGADCESVNKEGETPLYSALRSGKIDIAEYLISKGANILFKKQTGRNILFCLAAALPRYCFDADIEIDSEGGFDTRINFLANNGMSISIAYQGDGIADEYIKDGVIGDEKAKAEVIEHCIPYLNKKKEYMRLAGYCIEKGVDISDTDLETGTTLLMLACDVNCPVEFIELLVDRGIDISAKDSWGLTALHYVCRQDNISVLELLLAHGADTDIADDMGFTPLHEAAEHNNCEAVRLLLENGADTSKALTQDYEVYKQGFTPLDIASIKGHEECASLLKEGR, encoded by the coding sequence ATGGAGCTCAAAACCGGAGATTTACATAAAGCTGCGGCGCAGTCCAATATCGATGACGTTGTCCGGCTTATCGGCCGGGGTGACGATGTCAATGCCGTCGACCTGAACGGCCATACGCCCCTGCACCTCTGTTCGGGCAATAATGGTATTCCCGTCGCACAGGCATTGCTTGATGCCGGGGCTAATATCGAGGCATTTTATGTCGATAAAAAACTGAATATCGGAACGCCTCTTCTCGAGGCGGCGTCTTCAGGAGATTCGGCGATGGCAGCATTTTTACTCGCAAAAGGGGCGGATGTGGAAGCGAAAAACCTGCTCCACCGGTCTCCGCTGGATATAACGTGTTACAGCGACAGGGGCGATCTGCAAACAGTCAAAGTCCTTCTCGAAGCGGGCGCGGATTGTGAATCCGTAAACAAGGAAGGTGAAACGCCGCTTTATTCGGCTTTGAGAAGCGGTAAAATCGACATCGCAGAGTATCTTATCTCAAAAGGCGCAAACATCCTTTTTAAAAAGCAAACAGGGCGGAATATTCTTTTCTGTCTTGCCGCCGCACTTCCACGTTATTGTTTTGATGCGGATATTGAAATCGACTCGGAAGGCGGTTTTGATACACGCATTAATTTTTTGGCGAACAATGGGATGAGTATCAGTATTGCGTATCAGGGCGACGGCATAGCGGATGAGTATATCAAGGACGGAGTGATCGGGGATGAGAAGGCGAAAGCGGAAGTGATCGAGCATTGTATTCCGTATCTTAATAAAAAAAAGGAATATATGCGTCTGGCCGGTTATTGTATTGAAAAGGGTGTCGATATAAGTGATACCGATCTCGAAACGGGCACGACCCTCCTCATGCTCGCCTGCGATGTCAACTGTCCCGTTGAGTTTATCGAACTGCTCGTCGACCGCGGCATCGATATATCCGCGAAGGATTCCTGGGGACTCACCGCCCTCCATTATGTCTGCAGGCAGGATAACATTTCGGTTCTGGAACTTCTTCTTGCGCATGGTGCCGATACGGACATAGCGGATGATATGGGATTTACTCCGCTTCATGAGGCGGCTGAACATAATAATTGCGAGGCGGTCAGGCTGCTTCTTGAAAACGGAGCGGATACATCAAAGGCGTTGACACAGGATTATGAAGTGTATAAGCAAGGATTCACCCCTTTGGATATCGCCAGCATAAAAGGCCATGAAGAATGCGCGTCTCTCCTGAAAGAAGGCCGATAG
- the rsmG gene encoding 16S rRNA (guanine(527)-N(7))-methyltransferase RsmG, producing the protein MKQLLESGLTELELGYQEADILSLSLFIREIERWNKNFNLVKATGDDLVVRHILDSLAGLPFFSNTQSDTTVLDIGSGAGFPGIPLSLFLSSCSFTLAERNNLRASFLNNIRALLPLSNVTVFEGDYRQTKNKFDIITFRAFTSLEKEIGHITEKLEPGGKIIAYKGKLDKTALELAIIRSYGLSGRIEPIRVPFLEEERHLLIVGGTDTQAPPQF; encoded by the coding sequence GTGAAACAACTCCTTGAAAGCGGACTCACCGAACTCGAACTCGGCTATCAGGAAGCCGATATACTATCGCTTTCCTTGTTCATCCGTGAAATCGAACGGTGGAACAAAAACTTCAATCTCGTCAAGGCAACGGGGGATGACCTTGTCGTCAGACATATCCTCGACTCCCTTGCCGGTCTGCCGTTTTTTTCAAACACTCAAAGTGATACGACCGTCCTCGATATCGGTTCGGGCGCCGGATTTCCGGGTATCCCTCTTTCCCTTTTTCTTTCTTCCTGCTCTTTTACCCTGGCGGAAAGAAACAACCTGCGCGCGTCTTTCCTCAATAACATCCGCGCGCTGCTTCCTTTATCGAATGTAACTGTGTTCGAGGGAGATTACAGGCAGACAAAGAATAAATTTGATATCATCACCTTCCGGGCATTTACCTCTCTCGAGAAAGAGATCGGACATATAACGGAAAAACTCGAACCCGGAGGGAAAATCATCGCCTACAAAGGAAAACTCGACAAGACGGCGCTGGAACTCGCGATAATCCGCTCGTATGGGCTTTCCGGCAGGATCGAACCCATCCGTGTACCCTTTCTCGAGGAGGAAAGGCACCTTTTGATCGTCGGAGGCACGGACACACAAGCACCGCCTCAATTTTAG
- a CDS encoding Hsp70 family protein: protein MSNHIIGIKLADGSFYPVLEEGFLGKKRLVLSTVRDNQESMQIDFYRGKEKDIATSEYIGSLVIENIELKPKRIPEIEVIIGLDENNKLSAEARNLASDDKQSLSVVLESLDEERTYDMPEFEIGEDVETTKDFEEEEEPPQADEEESIAGETYPIEAEDRRKTHLKKKKSNPLMAILFVFLGLLLIAGLSVLIFWAVNRFFPTHPINTGSTGDIKKETTTSVRESDASETTVTGKETETGVAEEIEKDEEEPANTVSGGIYYKLKWGDTLWDLAATYYRDPFQYYRIYRHKPNKITDPDLIYAGRTIFIPEE, encoded by the coding sequence TTGAGTAATCATATAATTGGTATAAAGCTGGCTGACGGTTCTTTCTACCCCGTTCTTGAAGAAGGTTTTTTAGGAAAAAAACGCCTGGTACTGTCGACAGTGAGGGACAATCAGGAAAGCATGCAGATCGATTTTTATCGCGGCAAGGAAAAAGATATAGCGACATCGGAATACATCGGAAGCCTCGTCATTGAAAATATCGAACTGAAACCCAAACGGATACCGGAAATCGAGGTCATTATCGGGCTGGATGAAAACAACAAACTGAGTGCCGAAGCGCGAAATCTGGCATCCGACGACAAACAATCGCTTTCAGTCGTTCTTGAATCGCTGGACGAAGAGCGTACCTACGATATGCCGGAATTCGAAATCGGTGAAGATGTCGAAACAACTAAAGATTTCGAAGAGGAAGAGGAACCGCCCCAGGCGGATGAAGAGGAATCGATCGCGGGCGAAACATATCCGATCGAAGCCGAGGACAGGCGTAAAACGCATCTGAAAAAGAAAAAATCCAATCCCCTCATGGCAATACTCTTTGTTTTTTTAGGCCTTCTTTTAATTGCGGGATTGTCGGTTCTTATCTTTTGGGCGGTCAACCGGTTTTTCCCTACCCATCCTATAAATACCGGATCTACCGGGGATATAAAAAAAGAGACGACGACGTCGGTACGTGAAAGCGACGCCAGTGAAACGACCGTCACCGGGAAGGAAACGGAAACCGGTGTGGCGGAAGAAATAGAAAAAGACGAGGAAGAGCCCGCAAATACCGTTTCAGGAGGTATCTATTATAAACTGAAATGGGGTGACACACTATGGGATCTCGCGGCAACGTATTACCGGGATCCCTTTCAATATTACAGAATATATCGCCACAAACCAAACAAAATAACGGATCCGGACCTCATCTACGCGGGCCGGACAATATTTATTCCGGAAGAATAA
- a CDS encoding SDR family oxidoreductase: MMKKLTGKWALVTGSSRGIGRQIAVGLGRLGCNVYVHGRKIEHTEATVSQLETLGVETTAVAAELSSEDEIAALTDAIIKKTGGVDILYNNAAVMSAWGAVWEIPEEEWKRVFRINLYAVVRLCNVFAPIMKKRGYGRIVNLTSGIKDQPELAPYSVSKAAVDKYSKDIAFELKDDNVLVNLLDPGWLRTDLGGPDAWFDVETVLPGALVPALLEDNGPTGELFQAQRYKYLAS; the protein is encoded by the coding sequence ATGATGAAAAAACTCACCGGCAAATGGGCGCTTGTCACCGGTTCGAGCCGGGGCATCGGCCGACAGATAGCCGTCGGACTCGGGCGGCTCGGCTGCAACGTGTATGTGCACGGAAGAAAAATCGAGCATACCGAAGCGACCGTTTCGCAGCTTGAGACACTCGGCGTCGAGACAACCGCCGTTGCCGCCGAACTCTCTTCAGAAGACGAGATCGCGGCATTGACGGATGCGATCATCAAAAAAACCGGGGGGGTGGATATCCTCTACAACAACGCGGCGGTGATGAGTGCGTGGGGTGCGGTATGGGAGATTCCGGAAGAGGAGTGGAAGCGGGTATTCCGGATCAACCTTTACGCGGTTGTCCGCCTCTGCAATGTCTTTGCCCCGATCATGAAAAAACGCGGCTACGGAAGGATCGTCAACCTCACTTCCGGGATCAAGGACCAGCCGGAACTCGCCCCCTACAGCGTCAGCAAGGCCGCGGTCGACAAGTATTCGAAGGATATCGCCTTTGAATTGAAAGACGACAATGTCCTCGTCAACCTTCTCGACCCCGGCTGGCTCAGGACCGATCTCGGCGGGCCGGACGCGTGGTTCGATGTCGAGACCGTCCTTCCCGGCGCCCTCGTTCCCGCGCTTCTCGAAGACAACGGCCCCACGGGCGAACTCTTTCAGGCCCAGCGGTACAAGTACCTGGCATCGTGA
- the mnmE gene encoding tRNA uridine-5-carboxymethylaminomethyl(34) synthesis GTPase MnmE: MIAYSTEDPIVALASPSGESAIAVIRTSGTDSIARLAPLFKGTRDLTNASSHALHHGCIIDPSTLEKIDEILAAVFRGPSSYTGEDGVELYCHGSIPIIQRIIMLLTQHGFRKAGPGEFTLRAFLNKKMDLTQAEAVNEIIRAQTDKARAFALNRLSGSIRNRIDEIKKECVTLLAAIEVQIDYPDEEIEADSNLKKAVEKIANQCKKILATYATGKIIQDGISMVIAGSTNAGKSTLFNLLLREDRAIVSDIHGTTRDYIEGVISIEGIPVRLYDTAGLRDTDNPVEIEGIRRTDRLIENAHVLLYVIDAGCGMTGQSGRFIEAYQKKTHTIVIWNKTDVTSVPCPPGFIPFSAKTGNGLDELNELVVKTVIGTSPEMTGEPVIDSIRQKECLEKCLTSLGDFEKGLSDGLPLDVLAICLQDSIESLGTITGEVTSDDVLSEMFSHFCVGK, from the coding sequence ATGATAGCCTATTCGACGGAAGATCCTATTGTCGCATTAGCCTCGCCATCGGGAGAGAGTGCCATTGCCGTTATCCGGACTTCAGGTACCGATTCCATTGCACGCCTCGCACCACTCTTCAAGGGAACACGTGACCTTACGAACGCCTCAAGCCATGCCCTTCATCACGGCTGCATCATTGATCCTTCCACATTGGAAAAAATCGATGAAATACTTGCTGCGGTCTTCCGGGGACCTTCAAGTTACACGGGGGAGGACGGTGTTGAATTGTACTGCCACGGCAGCATCCCGATCATTCAGCGAATCATCATGCTTCTTACACAGCATGGCTTTCGCAAGGCGGGGCCGGGGGAATTCACCCTTCGTGCATTCCTCAACAAAAAAATGGATCTGACGCAGGCGGAAGCGGTGAACGAAATCATACGGGCCCAAACGGATAAAGCGCGCGCATTCGCCCTCAACCGGCTTTCCGGAAGCATACGAAACCGGATCGACGAAATCAAGAAGGAATGTGTCACGCTTCTGGCCGCTATCGAAGTACAGATCGATTATCCTGATGAAGAAATCGAAGCCGATAGTAACCTGAAAAAAGCGGTTGAAAAAATAGCTAATCAATGCAAGAAAATCCTTGCAACCTACGCGACCGGGAAAATAATCCAGGATGGAATCAGTATGGTGATCGCGGGAAGCACAAATGCAGGAAAATCCACGCTTTTCAATTTACTACTTCGTGAAGACAGGGCGATCGTTTCCGATATTCACGGAACAACCCGTGATTATATCGAGGGAGTCATTTCTATCGAAGGAATACCCGTTCGTCTTTACGATACTGCGGGATTACGCGATACGGATAATCCCGTCGAAATCGAGGGAATCAGGCGGACCGACAGATTGATTGAAAACGCCCATGTCCTTCTCTATGTCATCGACGCGGGCTGTGGAATGACCGGACAATCCGGACGATTTATTGAAGCATATCAAAAAAAGACCCACACCATCGTTATCTGGAATAAAACGGACGTGACCTCCGTCCCCTGCCCGCCCGGGTTCATCCCGTTCAGCGCTAAAACCGGTAACGGGCTTGACGAATTGAACGAACTGGTTGTTAAAACCGTGATCGGTACATCGCCGGAGATGACGGGGGAACCTGTGATAGATTCTATACGACAGAAAGAATGTCTCGAGAAATGTCTCACATCACTCGGAGACTTTGAAAAGGGGCTTTCGGACGGGCTGCCGCTCGACGTTCTTGCAATCTGTCTTCAGGATTCGATCGAATCACTCGGAACCATTACCGGTGAAGTGACATCGGACGATGTGTTATCCGAGATGTTCTCTCATTTTTGTGTCGGGAAATAA